Proteins from a genomic interval of Onychostoma macrolepis isolate SWU-2019 chromosome 17, ASM1243209v1, whole genome shotgun sequence:
- the ktn1 gene encoding kinectin isoform X4, giving the protein MALDMADSQYLLILAPSLVIALMFLFFWLFMKETSYDEVLARQKRDLKLPPAKPDTRKKNEKKKNKKKETGGSGVGGGGGGESEEDLRDFDTSDATNPASNDEDSEAVPVSPPVAAPVLAEPLSGIRERKKKEKKPKASPAAAPAAAPTVVPLSRTTPSTPPASEEPEVNGSKPAVRKEQPLPLTKQSSPPQPQATPPAPTETTSKKKAKKQKSESEEHPPEVKLDLSPPVVKKEEPVIIEVEIKAKDGAAPIATAAPPPNASSGSGRRKKKQKVEPVVTVDEAHVQSSVPVTDSTASTNHQNNQNNEAPPPAPAPTKHGKKQKSETNKENSEVKLKELLASLSGLVLSDSDVVSLVSLLRDKSPNTLDNWYKSAAKFEPSAQQLAEKDRLLSTLQEEVSIAKGKVKQLSQELQAEKQKTGRVESVLHEHRVAREKDMMQVKAQSYQEMQIKFQQLREQLEGQIARLQQENGILRDAVERCSTTNQMENKQSSELNKLHSECNGLMKELAETKNKLQQEELQRKSLEVNYKQNMSQLEDAKRRWEELQNYLHNVNAEREKLQAAKQELQNQLMAVESEITSKNKEIQTLHSNLTDTLIFKEQEQQKAKQLEQQVRQLLEASQHTMQPDEKLHEQVQDLLNENNTLKVKIDNLQTQLNTQATTVSHFDELQKLLAEKEHQRKSLEDSLNAERSSSAGRETKMQAIHNENLTLKTDLQNLQAQISDQAVSVDQLKQSLQQRDDKVKVVENLLESSLIQMSNKESELKAVKNEYEDLKQQLEAVQKQTSEQTISEKTLEELQQKIQEKDEKIRSVEESLQSAMDKESERKMAMEDLQQQVETLNTEQLRSRETQESNSDLNAKLQELHAELTAKDQDVERLQRELEKEVQQQQQTVSTVPSPELLTALAEKDQRLSDLQEELLELRESVELHRKKNNELREKNWSAMEALSATETILQGKLVKSAKEHQTVLESAEAECRALLHRFLPHVPLPTDQNHQQWLQKFETSVRESSAGEVTSAPASGAGDAQALAEKLREAEEAQKVLQKDCETYKKVLAETEGILQRLQSSVEQEETCWREKLEQSQADLREMTQRLIALEQEVDRLSSDGDVESLRRDKQHLEAELERAERESATYVSELKTQLTVTLCKLETEESERQKVAGDLYKAQQSLELIQAEIVKETGQADLIETSSLTQTEEIDRKEKMTAGLNQTVQELQELLQSVNRQLTKGNERDDGDKLYSNYKL; this is encoded by the exons ATGGCGCTGGACATGGCTGACTCACAGTACCTGCTCATCCTGGCACCATCGCTGGTCATCGCTCTCATGTTCCTCTTTTTCTGGCTCTTCATGAAAGAGACTTCTTACGATGAGGTTCTCGCCCGCCAGAAACGAGACCTTAAATTGCCTCCCGCCAAGCCCGATACTCGTAAAAAGAACGAGAAAAAGAAGAACAAGAAGAAGGAGACCGGTGGAAGCGGCGTAGGAGGAGGTGGGGGCGGCGAGTCAGAGGAAGACCTGAGGGATTTCGATACATCTGATGCCACTAACCCTGCCTCGAATGATGAGGATTCTGAGGCGGTGCCCGTGAGTCCACCGGTTGCTGCTCCGGTCCTGGCAGAACCTCTGTCCGGGAtaagagagaggaaaaagaaagagaaaaagccAAAAGCTTCTCCAGCTGCTGCTCCAGCTGCTGCCCCAACGGTTGTACCCCTTTCCCGTACAACCCCATCTACCCCTCCTGCCTCAGAAGAACCGGAAGTCAATGGCTCCAAACCTGCTGTCCGTAAGGAGCAGCCCCTCCCCCTGACCAAGCAGTCCAGCCCACCGCAGCCTCAGGCCACGCCCCCTGCACCAACTGAGACTACCAGCAAAAAGAAAGCCAAGAAGCAGAAGAGTGAGTCTG AAGAGCATCCTCCTGAGGTCAAGCTTGATCTGTCTCCTCCTGTGGTGAAGAAGGAGGAGCCTGTGATCATCGAGGTTGAGATAAAGGCAAAGGATGGAGCCGCCCCTATTGCCACAGCAGCACCACCACCAAATGCCTCCAGCGGCAGTGGGCGTAGGAAGAAGAAACAGAAGGTGGAACCTGTCGTCACAG TGGATGAGGCACATGTTCAATCCTCAGTCCCGGTCACTGACTCCACCGCCTCCACAAACCACCAGAACAACCAAAACAATGAGGCTCCGCCCCCTGCTCCTGCACCCACCAAACATGGCAAGAAACAAAAGAGCGAAACCAACAAAG AGAACTCTGAGGTGAAGCTCAAGGAGCTGCTGGCCAGTCTGAGTGGACTTGTGCTGTCAGATTCTGATGTGGTCAGTCTCGTCTCGCTGCTCCGAGACAAGAGTCCCAACACTTTGGACAACTGGTATAAG TCTGCAGCGAAGTTTGAGCCCTCGGCCCAGCAGCTCGCAGAGAAAGATCGTCTTCTGAGCACGCTGCAGGAGGAGGTGTCTATCGCCAAGGGCAAAGTCAAACAGTTAAGCCAG GAACTGCAGGCTGAGAAGCAGAAGACGGGCCGTGTTGAGTCTGTGCTGCATGAACATCGTGTTGCCAGAGAGAAAGACATGATGCAGGTGAAAGCTCAGAGCTACCAGGAGATGCAGATTAAG TTCCAACAGTTAAGAGAACAGCTGGAAGGACAGATTGCGCGACTGCAGCAGGAAAACGGCATCCTGAGGGATGCTGTGGAGAGATGCTCCACCACCAACCAGATGGAGAACAA GCAGTCATCCGAGCTGAATAAACTGCATTCGGAATGCAACGGCCTGATGAAAGAGCTAGCAGAGACCAAAAACAAGCTGCAGCAGGAAGAGTTGCAACGGAAGAGTCTAGAAGTCAACTACAAGCAGAATATGTCCCAGCTGGAG GATGCAAAACGTCGTTGGGAAGAGCTGCAGAACTATTTGCACAATGTgaatgcagagagagagaagcttCAGGCCGCTAAACAAG AGCTGCAGAATCAGCTGATGGCTGTGGAGAGCGAGATAACCAGTAAAAACAAGGAGATCCAGACTCTCCACAGCAACCTGACGGACACGCTCATCTTTAAAGAGCAGGAGCAGCAGAAGGCCAAGCAGCTGGAGCAGCAGGTCAGGCAGCTGTTGGAGGCGTCACAGCACACCATGCAGCCTGACGAAAAACTGCATGAACAAGTCCAG GATCTTCTTAATGAAAACAATACGCTGAAAGTTAAGATTGATAATCTTCAGACTCAGCTCAACACTCAG GCTACAACAGTATCACATTTCGATGAGCTTCAAAAACT GCTGGCTGAAAAAGAGCATCAGAGGAAGAGTCTAGAAGATTCTCTTAATGCAGAGAGGAGCAGCAGCGCCGGCAGGGAGACAAAAATGCAG GCCATACACAATGAGAACCTGACATTGAAGACAGACCTCCAGAATCTGCAGGCACAGATTTCTGATCAG GCTGTATCTGTGGATCAGCTAAAGCAGAG CCTTCAGCAACGTGATGACAAAGTTAAAGTGGTGGAGAACTTGCTGGAGTCCAGCCTCATTCAGATGTCCAATAAGGAATCTGAACTGAAG gcAGTCAAAAATGAGTATGAAGATTTGAAACAGCAACTGGAGGCAGTACAGAAACAGACCTCAGAACAG ACAATATCAGAAAAGACACTAGAAGAGCTACAGCAAAA GATTCAGGAGAAGGATGAGAAAATTCGATCAGTTGAGGAAAGTTTGCAGTCTGCCATGGACAAAGAATCAGAGAGAAAGATGGCAATGGAG GATCTACAACAGCAGGTCGAGACTCTAAACACTGAACAGCTGAGGAGCAGAGAAACTCAGGAGTCAAACTCCGACTTAAACGCTAAACTCCAGGAGCTTCATGCTGA GTTAACGGCCAAGGATCAGGATGTTGAGAGACTGCAGAGAGAACTTGAGAAGGAAGTTCAGCAGCAGCAG CAAACTGTTTCAACAGTTCCCAGCCCGGAATTATTAACAGC GCTGGCAGAGAAGGACCAGAGGCTGTCTGACCTTCAGGAAGAGCTGCTTGAGTTGAGGGAATCAGTGGAGCTTCATCGTAAGAAGAACAAT GAGCTCCGGGAGAAAAACTGGAGCGCTATGGAGGCGCTGTCAGCCACCGAGACCATACTTCAGGGAAAACTCGTCAAGAGCGCCAAG GAGCATCAGACAGTGCTGGAGTCAGCGGAGGCCGAATGCCGAGCATTGCTGCACAGATTCCTGCCGCATGTGCCACTGCCCACTGACCAG AACCACCAGCAGTGGCTACAGAAGTTTGAGACGTCTGTGAGAGAGAGCTCGGCTGGAGAAGTGACCTCTGCCCCTGCGTCAGGAGCTGGAGATGCCCAG GCTTTAGCAGAAAAGTTGAGAGAGGCTGAGGAGGCCCAGAAAGTTCTACAGAAAGATTGTGAGACGTACAAGAAAGTGCTAGCAGAGACG GAAGGAATCCTGCAGCGGCTACAGAGCAGTGTGGAGCAGGAGGAGACGTGCTGGAGGGAGAAGTTGGAGCAGTCACAGGCTGATCTCAGAGAG ATGACTCAGAGGCTAATCGCACTGGAACAGGAAGTGGACAGACTGAGCTCAGATGGAGATGTGGAGAGT CTAAGAAGAGACAAACAGCACCTGGAGGCTGAACTGGAGAGAGCGGAGCGTGAGAGCGCCACCTATGTGTCAGAG CTTAAGACCCAGCTGACTGTGACGTTGTGTAAGCTTGAGACGGAGGAGAGTGAGCGACAGAAAGTTGCTGGAGACCTTTATAAG GCTCAGCAGTCTCTGGAGTTGATTCAGGCAGAAATCGTTAAAGAAACAGGCCAAGCTGACCTGATAGAGACCAGCAGCCTCACGCAAACG GAGGAGATTGACCGTAAGGAGAAGATGACTGCAGGGTTGAATCAGACAGTACAGGAACTACAAGAACTGCTTCAGTCTGTCAACAGACAGCTTACCAAGGGAAATGAAAGG GATGACGGTGATAAATTATACTCTAATTATAAACTGTAA
- the ktn1 gene encoding kinectin isoform X1 yields the protein MALDMADSQYLLILAPSLVIALMFLFFWLFMKETSYDEVLARQKRDLKLPPAKPDTRKKNEKKKNKKKETGGSGVGGGGGGESEEDLRDFDTSDATNPASNDEDSEAVPVSPPVAAPVLAEPLSGIRERKKKEKKPKASPAAAPAAAPTVVPLSRTTPSTPPASEEPEVNGSKPAVRKEQPLPLTKQSSPPQPQATPPAPTETTSKKKAKKQKSESEEHPPEVKLDLSPPVVKKEEPVIIEVEIKAKDGAAPIATAAPPPNASSGSGRRKKKQKVEPVVTVDEAHVQSSVPVTDSTASTNHQNNQNNEAPPPAPAPTKHGKKQKSETNKENSEVKLKELLASLSGLVLSDSDVVSLVSLLRDKSPNTLDNWYKSAAKFEPSAQQLAEKDRLLSTLQEEVSIAKGKVKQLSQELQAEKQKTGRVESVLHEHRVAREKDMMQVKAQSYQEMQIKFQQLREQLEGQIARLQQENGILRDAVERCSTTNQMENKQSSELNKLHSECNGLMKELAETKNKLQQEELQRKSLEVNYKQNMSQLEDAKRRWEELQNYLHNVNAEREKLQAAKQELQNQLMAVESEITSKNKEIQTLHSNLTDTLIFKEQEQQKAKQLEQQVRQLLEASQHTMQPDEKLHEQVQDLLNENNTLKVKIDNLQTQLNTQATTVSHFDELQKLLAEKEHQRKSLEDSLNAERSSSAGRETKMQAIHNENLTLKTDLQNLQAQISDQAVSVDQLKQSLQQRDDKVKVVENLLESSLIQMSNKESELKAVKNEYEDLKQQLEAVQKQTSEQTISEKTLEELQQKIQEKDEKIRSVEESLQSAMDKESERKMAMEDLQQQVETLNTEQLRSRETQESNSDLNAKLQELHAELTAKDQDVERLQRELEKEVQQQQQTVSTVPSPELLTALAEKDQRLSDLQEELLELRESVELHRKKNNELREKNWSAMEALSATETILQGKLVKSAKEHQTVLESAEAECRALLHRFLPHVPLPTDQNHQQWLQKFETSVRESSAGEVTSAPASGAGDAQALAEKLREAEEAQKVLQKDCETYKKVLAETEGILQRLQSSVEQEETCWREKLEQSQADLREMTQRLIALEQEVDRLSSDGDVESLRRDKQHLEAELERAERESATYVSEVRELKDLLTELQSKLDGSYTEAIRQNEQLNLLKTQLTVTLCKLETEESERQKVAGDLYKAQQSLELIQAEIVKETGQADLIETSSLTQTEEIDRKEKMTAGLNQTVQELQELLQSVNRQLTKGNERDDGDKLYSNYKL from the exons ATGGCGCTGGACATGGCTGACTCACAGTACCTGCTCATCCTGGCACCATCGCTGGTCATCGCTCTCATGTTCCTCTTTTTCTGGCTCTTCATGAAAGAGACTTCTTACGATGAGGTTCTCGCCCGCCAGAAACGAGACCTTAAATTGCCTCCCGCCAAGCCCGATACTCGTAAAAAGAACGAGAAAAAGAAGAACAAGAAGAAGGAGACCGGTGGAAGCGGCGTAGGAGGAGGTGGGGGCGGCGAGTCAGAGGAAGACCTGAGGGATTTCGATACATCTGATGCCACTAACCCTGCCTCGAATGATGAGGATTCTGAGGCGGTGCCCGTGAGTCCACCGGTTGCTGCTCCGGTCCTGGCAGAACCTCTGTCCGGGAtaagagagaggaaaaagaaagagaaaaagccAAAAGCTTCTCCAGCTGCTGCTCCAGCTGCTGCCCCAACGGTTGTACCCCTTTCCCGTACAACCCCATCTACCCCTCCTGCCTCAGAAGAACCGGAAGTCAATGGCTCCAAACCTGCTGTCCGTAAGGAGCAGCCCCTCCCCCTGACCAAGCAGTCCAGCCCACCGCAGCCTCAGGCCACGCCCCCTGCACCAACTGAGACTACCAGCAAAAAGAAAGCCAAGAAGCAGAAGAGTGAGTCTG AAGAGCATCCTCCTGAGGTCAAGCTTGATCTGTCTCCTCCTGTGGTGAAGAAGGAGGAGCCTGTGATCATCGAGGTTGAGATAAAGGCAAAGGATGGAGCCGCCCCTATTGCCACAGCAGCACCACCACCAAATGCCTCCAGCGGCAGTGGGCGTAGGAAGAAGAAACAGAAGGTGGAACCTGTCGTCACAG TGGATGAGGCACATGTTCAATCCTCAGTCCCGGTCACTGACTCCACCGCCTCCACAAACCACCAGAACAACCAAAACAATGAGGCTCCGCCCCCTGCTCCTGCACCCACCAAACATGGCAAGAAACAAAAGAGCGAAACCAACAAAG AGAACTCTGAGGTGAAGCTCAAGGAGCTGCTGGCCAGTCTGAGTGGACTTGTGCTGTCAGATTCTGATGTGGTCAGTCTCGTCTCGCTGCTCCGAGACAAGAGTCCCAACACTTTGGACAACTGGTATAAG TCTGCAGCGAAGTTTGAGCCCTCGGCCCAGCAGCTCGCAGAGAAAGATCGTCTTCTGAGCACGCTGCAGGAGGAGGTGTCTATCGCCAAGGGCAAAGTCAAACAGTTAAGCCAG GAACTGCAGGCTGAGAAGCAGAAGACGGGCCGTGTTGAGTCTGTGCTGCATGAACATCGTGTTGCCAGAGAGAAAGACATGATGCAGGTGAAAGCTCAGAGCTACCAGGAGATGCAGATTAAG TTCCAACAGTTAAGAGAACAGCTGGAAGGACAGATTGCGCGACTGCAGCAGGAAAACGGCATCCTGAGGGATGCTGTGGAGAGATGCTCCACCACCAACCAGATGGAGAACAA GCAGTCATCCGAGCTGAATAAACTGCATTCGGAATGCAACGGCCTGATGAAAGAGCTAGCAGAGACCAAAAACAAGCTGCAGCAGGAAGAGTTGCAACGGAAGAGTCTAGAAGTCAACTACAAGCAGAATATGTCCCAGCTGGAG GATGCAAAACGTCGTTGGGAAGAGCTGCAGAACTATTTGCACAATGTgaatgcagagagagagaagcttCAGGCCGCTAAACAAG AGCTGCAGAATCAGCTGATGGCTGTGGAGAGCGAGATAACCAGTAAAAACAAGGAGATCCAGACTCTCCACAGCAACCTGACGGACACGCTCATCTTTAAAGAGCAGGAGCAGCAGAAGGCCAAGCAGCTGGAGCAGCAGGTCAGGCAGCTGTTGGAGGCGTCACAGCACACCATGCAGCCTGACGAAAAACTGCATGAACAAGTCCAG GATCTTCTTAATGAAAACAATACGCTGAAAGTTAAGATTGATAATCTTCAGACTCAGCTCAACACTCAG GCTACAACAGTATCACATTTCGATGAGCTTCAAAAACT GCTGGCTGAAAAAGAGCATCAGAGGAAGAGTCTAGAAGATTCTCTTAATGCAGAGAGGAGCAGCAGCGCCGGCAGGGAGACAAAAATGCAG GCCATACACAATGAGAACCTGACATTGAAGACAGACCTCCAGAATCTGCAGGCACAGATTTCTGATCAG GCTGTATCTGTGGATCAGCTAAAGCAGAG CCTTCAGCAACGTGATGACAAAGTTAAAGTGGTGGAGAACTTGCTGGAGTCCAGCCTCATTCAGATGTCCAATAAGGAATCTGAACTGAAG gcAGTCAAAAATGAGTATGAAGATTTGAAACAGCAACTGGAGGCAGTACAGAAACAGACCTCAGAACAG ACAATATCAGAAAAGACACTAGAAGAGCTACAGCAAAA GATTCAGGAGAAGGATGAGAAAATTCGATCAGTTGAGGAAAGTTTGCAGTCTGCCATGGACAAAGAATCAGAGAGAAAGATGGCAATGGAG GATCTACAACAGCAGGTCGAGACTCTAAACACTGAACAGCTGAGGAGCAGAGAAACTCAGGAGTCAAACTCCGACTTAAACGCTAAACTCCAGGAGCTTCATGCTGA GTTAACGGCCAAGGATCAGGATGTTGAGAGACTGCAGAGAGAACTTGAGAAGGAAGTTCAGCAGCAGCAG CAAACTGTTTCAACAGTTCCCAGCCCGGAATTATTAACAGC GCTGGCAGAGAAGGACCAGAGGCTGTCTGACCTTCAGGAAGAGCTGCTTGAGTTGAGGGAATCAGTGGAGCTTCATCGTAAGAAGAACAAT GAGCTCCGGGAGAAAAACTGGAGCGCTATGGAGGCGCTGTCAGCCACCGAGACCATACTTCAGGGAAAACTCGTCAAGAGCGCCAAG GAGCATCAGACAGTGCTGGAGTCAGCGGAGGCCGAATGCCGAGCATTGCTGCACAGATTCCTGCCGCATGTGCCACTGCCCACTGACCAG AACCACCAGCAGTGGCTACAGAAGTTTGAGACGTCTGTGAGAGAGAGCTCGGCTGGAGAAGTGACCTCTGCCCCTGCGTCAGGAGCTGGAGATGCCCAG GCTTTAGCAGAAAAGTTGAGAGAGGCTGAGGAGGCCCAGAAAGTTCTACAGAAAGATTGTGAGACGTACAAGAAAGTGCTAGCAGAGACG GAAGGAATCCTGCAGCGGCTACAGAGCAGTGTGGAGCAGGAGGAGACGTGCTGGAGGGAGAAGTTGGAGCAGTCACAGGCTGATCTCAGAGAG ATGACTCAGAGGCTAATCGCACTGGAACAGGAAGTGGACAGACTGAGCTCAGATGGAGATGTGGAGAGT CTAAGAAGAGACAAACAGCACCTGGAGGCTGAACTGGAGAGAGCGGAGCGTGAGAGCGCCACCTATGTGTCAGAGGTCAGAGAG CTCAAAGATCTCTTGACCGAGTTGCAAAGCAAACTCGATGGCTCGTACACCGAGGCCATCAGGCAGAATGAGCAGTTGAATTTG CTTAAGACCCAGCTGACTGTGACGTTGTGTAAGCTTGAGACGGAGGAGAGTGAGCGACAGAAAGTTGCTGGAGACCTTTATAAG GCTCAGCAGTCTCTGGAGTTGATTCAGGCAGAAATCGTTAAAGAAACAGGCCAAGCTGACCTGATAGAGACCAGCAGCCTCACGCAAACG GAGGAGATTGACCGTAAGGAGAAGATGACTGCAGGGTTGAATCAGACAGTACAGGAACTACAAGAACTGCTTCAGTCTGTCAACAGACAGCTTACCAAGGGAAATGAAAGG GATGACGGTGATAAATTATACTCTAATTATAAACTGTAA